TTCCTACGGGAATGCGACGACGTATCTGCTCTACAACGCGTCCAACGGCTACAACTGCGTGATCACCCTGTCGAAGTACGTCATGTCCAGCAAGATCAAGATGAGCGCGGTGCTGAAGGTCCAGAACGGGTCGTCGAAGACCGACTCCGGCAGCTACACGGTCTACGCCGGGCCGATCCGGCTGCCCGCCAAGGGCAAGTGCGTCATCTGGGGCGGCGGCTACGGCACCGCCGCCTGGAGCAGCTCATGGTCGCACTGTGGTTGACGATCGGCCGGGACGGGAGAGGCCGGGCCCGGCTCGTTGACGCGGCGACGGCTCATCAGGAGGATCATCACGTGACAGAACTCGGTTCGGTGATGCCATGACGGTGCTCGTGAGCCGGCTGGACCCCTCCGGCGGCGAGTACGGCGCGCGGCGCGAGGCCATGCTGGCCAAGCTCGCCGAGCTCGAGGCCGAGCACGCCAAGGCCGTCGCCGGAGGCGGGCCGAAGTACGTCGAGCGGCACCGGGAGCGCGGCAAGCTGCTGCCCCGGGAGCGGATCGAACTGCTCGTCGACCCCGACTCTCCGTTCCTGGAGCTGTCCCCGCTGGCGGCCTGGGGCACCGAATATCCCGTCGGCGCGAGCGTCGTGACCGGCATCGGGGTGATCGAGGGCGTCGAGTGCGTCGTCACGGCCAGCGACCCGACCGTGCGCGGCGGGGCGTCCAATCCCTGGACGCTGCGCAAGACACTGCGCGCCGCCGAGATCGCGCTGCGCAACCGCATGCCGTACGTGAACCTGGTGGAGTCGGGCGGCGCCGACCTGCCCTCGCAGAAGGACATCTTCATCCCCGGCGGCCAGGTGTTCCGCGACCTGACCCGGCTGTCGGCCGCCGGCGTCCCGACGATCGCGCTGGTCTTCGGCAACGCCACCGCGGGCGGCGCGTACGTGCCGGGCCTGAGCGACCACGTCGTGATGGTGCGGGAGCGCGCCAAGGTGTTCCTCGGCGGCCCGCCCCTGGTGAAGATGGCGACCGGCGAGGAGTCCGACGACGAGTCGCTGGGCGGCGCGGAGATGCACGCGCGGGCCTCCGGACTGGCCGATCACCTCGCCGCCGACGAGTACGACGCGCTGCGGATCGGCCGCCGCATCGTGCGGCGGCTCAACTGGCGCAAGGCGGGGAACGTTCCGGCGGCCGATTACGCGCCTCCGCTGTTCGACGAGGACGAGCTGCTGGGGATCGTGCCGGAGGACCTGAAGGTCCCCTTCGACCCTCGGGAGGTCCTTGCCCGGGTGGTGGACGGCAGCGACTTCGACGAGTTCAAGCCGCTCTACGGGCCGAGCCTGGTCACTGGATGGGCGAGCGTCCACGGCCATCCGATCGGGGTCCTCGCCAACGCCCGGGGTGTGCTCTTCGGGGAGGAGTCCCAGAAGGCCGCCCAGTTCATCCAGCTCGCGAACCAGTCGCGTACGCCACTCGTCTTCCTGCAGAACACCACGGGGTACATGGTCGGCAGGGAGTACGAGCAGAGCGGCATCATCAAGCACGGCGCGCTGATGATCAACGCGGTGGCCAACTCGACCGTGCCGCACATCACGATCGTCATGGGGGCCTCCTACGGCGCGGGCAACTACGGGATGTGCGGGCGGGCCTACGACCCCCGCTTCCTGTTCAGCTGGCCGAGCGCGAAGTCGGCCGTCATGGGCCCGGCCCAGCTCGCGGGCGTGATGTCGATCGTGGGGCGGGCCGCCGCGCAGGCGCGGGGGCAGGTCTACGACGAGGAGGCCGACACGGCGATGCGCGCGGCGGTCGAGGCGCAGATCGAGTCGGAGTCGGCGGCGTTCTTCCTGTCCGGGCGGCTGTACGACGACGGGGTCATCGACCCCCGCGACACCCGTACGGTGCTCGGGCTGTGCCTGTCGGCGGTCGCGGGGGCGCCCGACGCAGGCCGGGCCGGCTACGGCGTCTTCCGGATGTGACCGGCATGCGCATCGACACCGGTTTCACCGGCAGCGGGCTCATGCGGATCGGCGAGGGTGAGGGGTCATGATCGGGCGACTGCTGGTGGCGAACCGTGGAGAGATCGCCCGGCGGGTCTTCCGCACCTGCCGCGAACTGGGCATCGAGACCGTCGCCGTCTTCACCGACGCCGACGCGTCCGCCCCGCACGTCGCCGAGGCCGACCTGGCCGTACGGCTGGGCGGCCCCTCGGCGTACCTCGACCCGGAGCGCGTCGTCGAGGCGGCCCGCAGGTCGGGAGCCGACGCGGTCCACCCCGGGTACGGCTTCCTGTCCGAGAACGCCGCCTTCGCCCGTGCCGTGCTGGACGCCGGGCTGACCTGGATCGGTCCCTCCCCCGAGGCCGTCGCCGCGATGGGCAAGAAGATCGAGGCCAAGGCGCTGATGGCGGAGGCCGGCGTGCCGATCCTGCCGACCATCCCGCTGTCCCCGGACGGCCCGGTGGAGATGACGGCCCCCGTGCTGGTCAAGGCGTCGGCGGGTGGCGGCGGTCGCGGCATGCGGGTGGTACGCGACCCGGCCGACCTCGCCGGAGCCGTCGAGTCGGCCCGGCGGGAGGCGCTGTCGGCGTTCGGCGACGGGACGCTGTTCGCCGAGCCCCTGGTGGAGGGCGCCCGCCACATCGAGGTGCAGATCCTCGCCGACGCCCACGGCACGGTCTGGGCGCTCGGCGAGCGCGAGTGCTCGATCCAGCGCCGCCACCAGAAAGTGATCGAGGAGGCCCCCTCCCCTGCGGTCGGGCCCGAACTGCGGCGCGAACTGAGCGAGGCGGCGATCCGGGCCGCCCGCGCGATCGGCTACCAGGGCGCGGGCACGGTCGAGTTCCTGCTGTCGGACGAGGGGTTCTTCTTCCTGGAGATGAACACCCGCCTTCAGGTGGAGCACCCGGTCACCGAGTGCGTCTACGGGGTCGACCTGGTCCGGCTGCAGATCGAGGTGGCCGAGGGCGCCCACCTCGCCGCGCTGCCGCCGAGCCCGGTCGGGCACGCCATCGAGGCCCGCCTGTACGCCGAGGACTCCGAGGGCCGCCCGCGCAGCGGCGTGCTGCACCGCTTCGAGATCCCCGGCGTGGACGGCGAGTTCGGCCTCGGGGCGCGGTTGCGGCTCGACTCCGGAGTGGTCTCCGGCACCGAGGTGGGCGTCCACTACGACCCGATGCTGGCCAAGGTCGTCTCGTACGGCCGGGACCGGGCGGAGGCGGCCCGGCGGCTGGCGAACGCGCTCGCCCGCGCGCGGATCCACGGGCCGGCGACCAACCGCGACCTGCTCGTGGGAGTGCTGCGGCACCCGGACTTCCTGTCCGGGGCGCTCGACACCGGGTTTCTCGAGCGGCACCCCGTTCCGGCCTCGCTCGCCGGCCCCGAGGCCGTACGGTTGTCCGCGCTCGCGGCGGCGCTCGCCGGGGCGGCGGCGAACCGCGCGGCCGCCCGGCGCGACGGGGTGCTGGGCGGGCTGCCGGGCGGCTGGCGCAACGTCCCCTCCCAGCCGCAACGCACGGCGTTCGGCACGGAGGACGGCGGACGCCTGGAGATCGCCTACCGGCTGACCAGGGACGGGCTGCGGGCCGAGGGTTTCGAGGACGTCACGCTGGTGACGGCGGACCCCGGACGGGTGGTGCTGGAGACGGCGGGCCTGCGGCACGCCTTCGAGGTGGCCGCCTACCGGGGGGTGGTGCATGTCGATTCGGCGCTGGGGCCGGTCCGGCTCACCCCGGTCGAGCGCCTGCCCGAACCGGCCGGGCACGTCACGCCGGGGGCACTGCCCGCCCCGATGCCGGGTACGGTCCTGCGTGTCGAGGTCAAGCCCGGCGACGTGGTCGAGCCCGGGCAGCCGGTGGTCGTACTGGAGGCGATGAAGATGGAGCATCTGGTCGTGTCCCCCGCCTCCGGCACGGTGACGGCCCTGCACGTGACGCCGGGCGCGCAGGTCGAGGCGGGCGTGCCGCTCGCCGTGATCGAGCCGTCGCCGCCGGGAGAACCCGGCGGCGGCCCGCGCCCGGACGGGCCGGACGCGCGGACCGGCCCGGAGGCCGGCGCAGAAGCCGGCCCTGAGTTCCGCCCCGAGCTCGGCACGACGACCGGTACGACGACCGGTACGGCCGATGACCAGGGCCCGGGCTCGGCGGGCGGCCCGGAGACCGGCTCCCCCGCAGGCCCGGAAACGGGCCTCCCCCCGGCTCCTGAGACCGGTCTTCCGCCGAGCCCGGACACGGCGCACGCGGCGGCCCCGGAGGCGGCCCCTCCCGGGAGCGTGGAGAGCGGCGCCGAGATCGGCACGGAGACGGGCGCGCGGGGCACGGACGCCGGTGCGAATCCGGGCAGGGAGGCGGCGCAGCAGTGAGCGAACCCCAGGAGGTCCTGGTACGCCGGGAGCAGGCGGGCGGCGTGGCCACGATCACGCTCGACTCGCCGCACAACCGCAACGCCCTGTCGTCCCGCCTGCTGCGCCAACTCGACGACGCGCTGTCCTGGGCGCTGGACGACCCCGCCGTACGGGTGATCGTGCTGACCGGCGCGGGACCGGTGTTCTGCGCGGGCGCCGACCTGAAGGAGCAGCGCGGCGGAGGAGCGCCGGTCACCGCGTCGTTCCCCGACATCATGCTGCGGATCTGGGAGAGCCCGAAGCCGGTCGTGTGCCGCCTGAACGGCACGGCCCGGGCGGGCGGCCTCGGCCTGGTGGCGGCCTGTGACTTCGCCGTCGCCCCGGCGACCGCGTCGTTCGCCTTCACCGAAGTGCGGCTCGGGGTGGTCCCGGCCATGATCGCGGTCACCTGCCTGCGCCGTCTGGACCCAAGGGCCGCGGCCGAATACTTCCTCACCGGCGAGGTCTTCGACGCCGCGCGCGCCGTGGAGATCGGCCTGCTGACCCGGGCCGTCCCGGAGGAAGACCTCGACGCGACCGTTGCGCACTACACCGGCATGCTGCTGCGCGGCGGCCCCGAGGCGCTGGCGATCACCAAGCGGCTCGTGCGGGAGGTGCCGCTGCTGCCGGTCGAGGAGGGGTTCCGCGCGATGGCCGAGCTGTCGGCCGAGCGCTTCACCTCCGAGGAGGGGCAGGAGGGGATCCGGGCGTTCGCGGAGAAACGGCTCGCCGCCTGGGTCCCGTCGGCCCCGTCGGAGGCCCCGTCGGAGGCCCCGTCGGAGGCCCCGTCGGAGGCCAGGGCCGGAGACGCCGGGCGATGACGGCGGAGGCCGGGCGGCCGGGACCGATGCGGGTCGCGAACTGCGGCGGCTTCTACGGCGACCGGCTGTCGGCCGCCCGGGAGATGGTCGAGGGCGGGCCG
The DNA window shown above is from Microbispora sp. ZYX-F-249 and carries:
- a CDS encoding acyl-CoA carboxylase subunit beta; this translates as MTVLVSRLDPSGGEYGARREAMLAKLAELEAEHAKAVAGGGPKYVERHRERGKLLPRERIELLVDPDSPFLELSPLAAWGTEYPVGASVVTGIGVIEGVECVVTASDPTVRGGASNPWTLRKTLRAAEIALRNRMPYVNLVESGGADLPSQKDIFIPGGQVFRDLTRLSAAGVPTIALVFGNATAGGAYVPGLSDHVVMVRERAKVFLGGPPLVKMATGEESDDESLGGAEMHARASGLADHLAADEYDALRIGRRIVRRLNWRKAGNVPAADYAPPLFDEDELLGIVPEDLKVPFDPREVLARVVDGSDFDEFKPLYGPSLVTGWASVHGHPIGVLANARGVLFGEESQKAAQFIQLANQSRTPLVFLQNTTGYMVGREYEQSGIIKHGALMINAVANSTVPHITIVMGASYGAGNYGMCGRAYDPRFLFSWPSAKSAVMGPAQLAGVMSIVGRAAAQARGQVYDEEADTAMRAAVEAQIESESAAFFLSGRLYDDGVIDPRDTRTVLGLCLSAVAGAPDAGRAGYGVFRM
- a CDS encoding ATP-binding protein, which encodes MIGRLLVANRGEIARRVFRTCRELGIETVAVFTDADASAPHVAEADLAVRLGGPSAYLDPERVVEAARRSGADAVHPGYGFLSENAAFARAVLDAGLTWIGPSPEAVAAMGKKIEAKALMAEAGVPILPTIPLSPDGPVEMTAPVLVKASAGGGGRGMRVVRDPADLAGAVESARREALSAFGDGTLFAEPLVEGARHIEVQILADAHGTVWALGERECSIQRRHQKVIEEAPSPAVGPELRRELSEAAIRAARAIGYQGAGTVEFLLSDEGFFFLEMNTRLQVEHPVTECVYGVDLVRLQIEVAEGAHLAALPPSPVGHAIEARLYAEDSEGRPRSGVLHRFEIPGVDGEFGLGARLRLDSGVVSGTEVGVHYDPMLAKVVSYGRDRAEAARRLANALARARIHGPATNRDLLVGVLRHPDFLSGALDTGFLERHPVPASLAGPEAVRLSALAAALAGAAANRAAARRDGVLGGLPGGWRNVPSQPQRTAFGTEDGGRLEIAYRLTRDGLRAEGFEDVTLVTADPGRVVLETAGLRHAFEVAAYRGVVHVDSALGPVRLTPVERLPEPAGHVTPGALPAPMPGTVLRVEVKPGDVVEPGQPVVVLEAMKMEHLVVSPASGTVTALHVTPGAQVEAGVPLAVIEPSPPGEPGGGPRPDGPDARTGPEAGAEAGPEFRPELGTTTGTTTGTADDQGPGSAGGPETGSPAGPETGLPPAPETGLPPSPDTAHAAAPEAAPPGSVESGAEIGTETGARGTDAGANPGREAAQQ
- a CDS encoding enoyl-CoA hydratase-related protein; the encoded protein is MSEPQEVLVRREQAGGVATITLDSPHNRNALSSRLLRQLDDALSWALDDPAVRVIVLTGAGPVFCAGADLKEQRGGGAPVTASFPDIMLRIWESPKPVVCRLNGTARAGGLGLVAACDFAVAPATASFAFTEVRLGVVPAMIAVTCLRRLDPRAAAEYFLTGEVFDAARAVEIGLLTRAVPEEDLDATVAHYTGMLLRGGPEALAITKRLVREVPLLPVEEGFRAMAELSAERFTSEEGQEGIRAFAEKRLAAWVPSAPSEAPSEAPSEAPSEARAGDAGR